One Bacteroidota bacterium genomic window carries:
- the metH gene encoding methionine synthase, protein MNRQELLNIALKERVLLLDGAMGSLIQQYNLSEEDYRGERFKNTAIDLKGNNDLLSITKPEIIIEIHERYLEAGSDLIETNTFNANRISQADYALEEICYELNYQSAKIAREAADRFTIKNPKKPRFVVGSIGPTNKTASMSPDVNDPGYRAVSFDEMVAAYAEEVHGLIDGGSDILMVETVFDTLNAKAALFAISEVYKEKNTELPIMVSGTITDASGRTLSGQTVEAFLNSISHIKLLSVGLNCALGAADMRPYIEELSRKAPFNISAHPNAGLPNQFGGYDETPDHMALELEKLLTGGNANIIGGCCGTTPDHIRAFAKIIEKHNNRKIPLIEPKTRLSGLEPLTISPESNFINIGERTNVAGSKAFARLIKEEKYDQALTVAREQVEGGAQIIDICMDDAMIDAEYAMVKFLHLVMTEPEIARVPVMIDSSKWSVIEAGLKCVQGKCIVNSISLKEGEESFLQQAEKIKLYGAAVVVMAFDEQGQADSFERKIEICQRAYKLLTSKIGFQPENIIFDPNILAIATGIEEHNNYAVDFINATRWIKENLPYAKVSGGVSNLSFSFRGNNTVREAMHSAFLYHCTRAGMDMGIVNPALLEVYDNIPKELLELVEDVILNRRSDATERLVEFAETVKQTDKKEAKTDAWREKPVEERLSYALVKGIADYIEADVLEARPKYQRALHIIEGPLMDGMGVVGDLFGSGKMFLPQVVKSARVMKRAVATLLPYIEEEKISDGEGNGTIGKILLATVKGDVHDIGKNIVGVVLACNNYEIIDLGVMVPTEKIIQVAREKNVDIIGLSGLITPSLEIMSDFAREMEKQGIDKPLLIGGATTSKIHTAIKISPHTGAPVVHVKDASKSVGVVNQLLSKENKDSFVNQIREEYIELQKTYASASSKMEFVSIEEARKNRLRINWQANRPVKPAFLGTKNYVDYPLTEIKEYINWVFFFVVWQLRGKYPEILHDARYGSEARKLFDDVNKLLDEIIAGNLIRANGVVGFFPANSVGDDIEVYADESRSKTLAVFRNLRNQVKKEAGQPNLCLSDFIAPKESGVIDYIGAFALTAGIGVDQMVKKFEATHDDYNSIMVKALADRLAEAFTELVHLKVRIEWWGYSKDENLSLDDLLLEKYQGIRPAHGYPACPDHSEKETLFNLLHAEGSGIHLTESFSMVPAASVSGLIFANPQSKYFYVSKISSDQVQDYAQRKGVSANTVEKWLATELNYL, encoded by the coding sequence ATGAACAGACAGGAACTACTAAATATAGCATTAAAGGAAAGGGTTTTGTTGCTCGATGGAGCCATGGGAAGCCTTATTCAGCAATACAATTTATCCGAAGAAGATTACCGTGGCGAGAGATTTAAGAATACTGCCATCGATTTAAAAGGAAACAACGACTTGCTATCCATTACCAAGCCAGAGATAATTATTGAGATACACGAGCGCTACCTCGAAGCAGGATCGGACCTTATTGAAACCAATACCTTTAACGCGAACAGAATTTCTCAAGCCGACTATGCCCTCGAAGAAATCTGTTACGAACTAAACTACCAATCGGCAAAAATAGCCCGCGAAGCAGCCGACCGCTTTACCATAAAAAATCCTAAAAAACCTAGATTTGTGGTTGGTTCCATCGGGCCTACCAACAAGACTGCTTCTATGTCGCCTGATGTAAATGATCCGGGTTACAGGGCGGTTAGTTTCGACGAGATGGTAGCCGCCTATGCCGAAGAAGTGCATGGTCTCATTGATGGAGGCTCGGACATTCTGATGGTAGAAACGGTATTTGACACACTGAACGCCAAAGCAGCTCTTTTTGCTATCAGCGAGGTTTACAAGGAGAAAAATACTGAACTCCCCATTATGGTTTCCGGAACCATTACCGATGCCAGTGGACGTACCCTTTCCGGACAAACCGTGGAGGCTTTTTTAAATTCCATCTCACACATCAAGCTATTAAGTGTGGGATTAAATTGCGCATTGGGGGCGGCAGATATGAGGCCCTATATCGAGGAATTGAGCAGGAAAGCCCCTTTTAATATCAGTGCACACCCGAATGCAGGTCTCCCCAACCAGTTTGGTGGCTATGACGAAACTCCCGACCACATGGCTCTTGAATTGGAAAAACTGCTTACCGGAGGTAATGCCAACATCATTGGAGGATGCTGCGGGACTACACCGGATCATATCCGGGCTTTCGCAAAAATTATCGAAAAACACAACAACCGAAAAATTCCGCTTATTGAACCAAAAACCCGACTCAGCGGTCTTGAACCCCTTACCATAAGTCCCGAGAGCAACTTCATTAACATAGGCGAACGCACCAATGTAGCCGGCTCTAAAGCCTTTGCGCGGCTCATTAAAGAAGAAAAATACGACCAGGCACTTACAGTAGCCCGTGAGCAGGTTGAGGGAGGAGCCCAAATTATCGACATTTGCATGGACGATGCCATGATCGATGCCGAATATGCCATGGTAAAATTCCTTCACCTGGTAATGACCGAACCCGAAATTGCCCGTGTTCCTGTAATGATAGATTCCTCGAAATGGTCGGTAATCGAAGCAGGCTTGAAATGCGTTCAGGGAAAATGCATCGTCAACTCCATTTCGTTAAAAGAAGGCGAAGAAAGCTTTCTCCAGCAGGCTGAAAAAATTAAACTTTACGGCGCAGCTGTGGTAGTAATGGCCTTCGATGAACAAGGACAGGCCGATAGTTTTGAACGTAAAATAGAAATTTGCCAGCGCGCTTACAAACTCCTGACTTCGAAAATAGGTTTTCAACCGGAGAACATTATTTTCGACCCCAACATTCTGGCCATAGCCACAGGAATTGAAGAACATAACAACTATGCAGTAGATTTTATCAATGCAACCCGATGGATTAAAGAAAACCTTCCCTACGCCAAAGTGAGCGGTGGGGTAAGTAACTTATCCTTTTCGTTCAGAGGAAACAACACGGTACGCGAGGCCATGCACTCGGCATTTTTATACCATTGTACGCGTGCCGGAATGGATATGGGTATTGTAAATCCGGCCCTGCTTGAAGTGTATGACAATATTCCAAAAGAATTATTGGAATTGGTTGAAGATGTAATTCTTAATCGCCGGAGCGATGCCACCGAGAGGTTGGTTGAATTTGCCGAAACCGTAAAACAAACCGATAAAAAGGAAGCCAAAACTGATGCCTGGCGCGAAAAACCAGTGGAGGAAAGGTTAAGTTATGCCCTTGTAAAAGGGATAGCAGATTACATCGAAGCCGATGTACTGGAAGCCCGTCCTAAATACCAACGAGCCTTACATATTATCGAAGGCCCTCTGATGGATGGCATGGGTGTGGTAGGTGACTTGTTTGGTTCTGGTAAAATGTTTCTGCCACAGGTTGTAAAAAGTGCCCGGGTAATGAAACGCGCCGTAGCAACCCTTCTGCCATACATTGAAGAAGAAAAAATAAGCGATGGCGAGGGCAATGGAACTATTGGCAAAATTCTACTGGCCACTGTGAAAGGAGATGTGCACGACATAGGTAAAAACATTGTAGGCGTTGTGCTGGCTTGTAACAACTACGAAATTATCGACCTTGGTGTGATGGTGCCTACAGAAAAAATAATTCAGGTTGCGCGTGAGAAGAATGTCGACATTATTGGCTTAAGCGGACTGATTACTCCATCGCTTGAAATTATGAGCGATTTTGCCCGCGAGATGGAAAAACAAGGCATCGACAAGCCGCTGCTCATTGGAGGGGCAACAACTTCGAAAATACATACAGCCATAAAAATAAGCCCACACACAGGGGCCCCCGTTGTTCACGTCAAAGATGCCTCGAAAAGCGTTGGAGTGGTTAATCAGTTATTATCGAAAGAGAATAAAGACAGCTTTGTAAATCAAATACGCGAAGAGTATATCGAGTTACAAAAAACCTATGCAAGTGCCAGTTCAAAAATGGAATTTGTAAGTATTGAGGAAGCAAGGAAAAACCGGCTCCGCATCAATTGGCAGGCAAATAGACCTGTAAAACCAGCATTTTTGGGCACAAAAAATTATGTCGATTACCCTCTTACCGAAATTAAGGAATACATCAATTGGGTATTCTTCTTTGTCGTGTGGCAATTAAGAGGCAAATACCCCGAGATACTTCACGATGCGCGCTATGGTAGCGAGGCCCGCAAACTCTTCGACGATGTCAACAAATTGCTCGATGAAATAATTGCCGGCAATCTTATTCGGGCCAATGGAGTGGTTGGATTCTTCCCGGCCAACTCAGTGGGCGACGACATTGAAGTGTACGCCGACGAATCGCGCAGTAAAACTCTTGCAGTTTTCCGCAACCTGCGCAACCAGGTAAAAAAGGAAGCCGGGCAGCCAAACCTTTGCCTTTCTGACTTTATTGCCCCAAAAGAATCGGGCGTAATCGATTACATCGGTGCTTTTGCCCTTACTGCGGGCATAGGTGTCGATCAAATGGTGAAAAAGTTTGAAGCCACCCACGACGATTACAACAGCATTATGGTAAAAGCACTTGCCGACAGGCTGGCCGAAGCCTTTACAGAGTTGGTTCATCTGAAGGTGAGAATAGAATGGTGGGGATACTCCAAGGATGAAAACCTAAGCCTTGATGATCTTTTACTTGAGAAGTACCAGGGTATCAGGCCAGCGCATGGTTACCCGGCATGTCCCGACCATTCCGAAAAAGAAACCCTCTTCAATCTGCTGCATGCCGAAGGCAGTGGCATACACCTCACAGAGAGTTTTTCGATGGTGCCGGCAGCCTCGGTTAGCGGCTTGATCTTTGCTAATCCTCAATCGAAATACTTTTATGTAAGCAAAATATCATCCGACCAGGTGCAGGATTACGCGCAAAGAAAAGGAGTTTCGGCCAATACTGTAGAAAAATGGCTGGCAACCGAACTAAATTATTTATAG
- the metF gene encoding methylenetetrahydrofolate reductase [NAD(P)H] — MKITDLFLSQDRSFSFEFFPPKDEISAVDFGINVGQLMRLSPSFVTVTYGAGGSDQHKTFDLVDYLQNKIGLTTVAHYTCVNASRQKVVEDLNYLQSIHIENLMLLRGDPPKNEAHFNAPADGFRHASELIAFVDEHYDFVKAGACYLEKHPEASSMEEDLANLKTKVDAGADFLITQLFFNNKLYFDFVKKTRELGIHSRIIPGIIPITTFRQIERFTKMSGTKIPVELALSLEEYKDNPSKSYQIGVDYTIQQCRELLAGGAPGIHFYTLNKSRAAVEIFESL; from the coding sequence ATGAAGATTACAGACTTATTCTTATCTCAGGACCGGTCCTTTTCCTTTGAATTCTTTCCACCCAAGGATGAAATCTCTGCCGTAGATTTTGGCATCAATGTGGGGCAACTTATGCGCCTTTCTCCTTCGTTTGTAACCGTTACCTACGGTGCCGGCGGGTCCGATCAGCATAAAACTTTCGACCTGGTTGATTATCTTCAAAATAAAATAGGGCTTACCACCGTGGCGCATTATACTTGTGTCAATGCTTCCCGACAGAAAGTAGTAGAAGATTTAAATTACCTGCAATCGATACACATCGAGAACCTGATGCTACTGCGTGGTGACCCTCCTAAAAATGAAGCACATTTCAATGCACCCGCCGATGGTTTTCGCCATGCCAGCGAACTGATAGCCTTTGTGGATGAGCACTACGATTTTGTGAAAGCAGGTGCCTGCTATTTGGAAAAACATCCCGAAGCCTCTTCGATGGAAGAAGATTTGGCGAACCTTAAAACCAAAGTCGATGCTGGAGCCGATTTTTTAATTACACAGCTCTTTTTCAATAATAAGCTTTACTTTGATTTTGTAAAAAAAACCCGGGAATTGGGAATTCACTCGCGCATAATACCAGGCATTATTCCAATAACTACTTTCAGGCAAATCGAAAGATTTACCAAAATGTCAGGCACAAAAATTCCTGTTGAGTTGGCATTAAGTCTGGAAGAATACAAAGATAATCCATCCAAATCTTATCAGATTGGCGTTGACTATACCATACAACAGTGCCGCGAATTACTGGCAGGTGGTGCACCAGGAATTCATTTTTATACCCTGAATAAATCGCGAGCAGCAGTAGAAATTTTCGAATCGCTCTGA
- a CDS encoding DUF2752 domain-containing protein, producing MEKLALFLEKHSMACFYKKYCGIECPGCGFQRSLAHLLRGEWSDSFHAYPALIPTILMLCFLGLHLIFRFPKGARVLLVMFFINLGIIIANYILKFIQ from the coding sequence GTGGAAAAGCTGGCACTTTTTCTTGAGAAACATTCGATGGCTTGTTTTTACAAGAAATATTGTGGCATAGAGTGTCCTGGATGTGGTTTTCAGCGATCGTTGGCGCACCTTTTAAGGGGCGAATGGTCCGACTCCTTTCATGCCTATCCAGCTTTGATTCCAACCATTCTGATGTTATGTTTTTTAGGGCTTCATCTGATTTTTCGTTTTCCGAAAGGGGCTCGTGTTTTATTAGTAATGTTCTTCATCAACCTGGGTATTATTATCGCGAATTATATCCTTAAATTCATTCAATAA
- a CDS encoding DUF5110 domain-containing protein, whose amino-acid sequence MRRFFSIAIFFILISTACSSNHQIDQDTSYIFQNNQLEIATKSGNYKVFAVDEQIVRISFSDSLMSGNRVYGPILHEPIKAKVKRTDSLLVFTTGKVKVEISFSPVHFTFYDLETGIKLEEDKGFHYRDNLTAFSFKLSPGEAIYGTGSRAIPQNRRGYKFQCFNQANYGYGVGAEFLNYSVPSFLSSGEYMVLIDNPARAWFDIGKEKSDVLDFASTGGNQTYYFINGKDKEEVLANYFKLTGTQPMPPIWALGNLQSRFGYRSQAETEEVVRAMLEAGYPMDAIIIDIYWFGQELQNGYMGNLAWDSVYWPDPNGMIKNFAEQGVKTITVSEPFFTRKSKHFNFLSENKFLGLDSTGQTMTMPYFYFGDAGLIDIFKPEARQWFWQQYKQEKERGIAGWWGDLGEPEVHPDDMVHVNGLGREVHGVYGHEWVAMLYENYAKDYPDERLFKLGRAGYAGSQRYGLMPWSGDVARDWSGFRAQNNVMLGMSLSGLPYMHSDAGGFAMHPRDSILYMRWLQYAVFTPIFRPHGDPGAPPEPIFYHQKVQDIVKKSIQLRYAMLPYNYTLAWKAEQTGALMAKPMFLAFEEQQISDTLSNQHMWGDDLLVAPIWYKDATEREVFLPNGDWYNFYTQEWLQGGQFIKVKAEEESIPVFARGGSFITLSDAMLNTDQYNGDQLTVYCYLNAEKNDFTGEVYFDNGYLKDAYKKGQYQLLQLQCKNQDEGLVVSYQLEGSYAEAPKTRFIALKLVGLKKSPLEVLVNGQVVSFNWQNNILEISDLTTEKSVEIKVL is encoded by the coding sequence ATGCGCCGTTTTTTTTCGATTGCCATCTTTTTTATTTTGATATCGACTGCCTGCAGCTCGAATCATCAGATTGATCAAGATACTTCCTATATTTTCCAAAACAACCAACTGGAGATTGCAACTAAATCCGGAAACTACAAAGTGTTTGCCGTGGATGAGCAGATTGTAAGAATAAGCTTTTCCGACAGCCTTATGTCTGGTAATCGGGTATATGGTCCGATACTTCATGAGCCCATAAAAGCCAAGGTGAAACGCACAGATAGCTTGTTAGTTTTCACAACGGGAAAGGTAAAGGTCGAAATTTCTTTTTCTCCGGTGCATTTCACATTTTACGATTTGGAAACCGGCATCAAACTGGAAGAAGACAAAGGCTTTCATTATCGAGATAATCTAACTGCCTTTAGCTTTAAGTTAAGCCCAGGAGAAGCCATTTATGGAACCGGATCGCGTGCCATACCTCAGAACAGGCGAGGTTACAAATTTCAGTGCTTCAACCAGGCTAATTATGGCTACGGAGTAGGGGCAGAGTTTTTAAACTATTCAGTTCCTTCTTTTCTCTCTTCGGGTGAATACATGGTTTTAATCGACAACCCGGCAAGGGCGTGGTTTGATATAGGAAAAGAAAAAAGCGATGTGCTTGATTTTGCAAGCACTGGTGGCAATCAAACCTATTATTTTATAAACGGAAAAGATAAGGAAGAAGTACTTGCCAATTATTTCAAACTTACAGGCACACAACCCATGCCACCAATTTGGGCATTGGGTAACCTTCAGTCGCGATTTGGGTACCGTTCGCAGGCAGAAACAGAAGAAGTGGTAAGAGCTATGCTCGAAGCTGGCTATCCGATGGATGCCATCATTATCGATATTTATTGGTTTGGGCAGGAATTGCAAAATGGTTACATGGGAAACCTTGCATGGGATAGCGTCTACTGGCCGGATCCGAATGGAATGATAAAGAACTTTGCTGAACAGGGAGTAAAAACCATTACCGTCTCCGAGCCCTTTTTTACCCGTAAATCGAAGCATTTTAATTTCCTCTCGGAAAATAAGTTCTTAGGCCTCGACAGCACCGGGCAAACCATGACCATGCCTTATTTTTATTTTGGCGATGCCGGATTGATTGATATTTTCAAACCCGAAGCCCGGCAATGGTTCTGGCAACAATACAAACAAGAAAAAGAACGTGGCATTGCCGGCTGGTGGGGCGACCTGGGCGAACCCGAAGTGCATCCGGACGATATGGTGCATGTAAATGGACTGGGCAGGGAAGTGCATGGAGTTTACGGACACGAATGGGTGGCCATGCTTTATGAAAATTATGCCAAAGATTATCCAGACGAAAGGCTATTTAAATTGGGGCGTGCTGGGTATGCCGGATCGCAACGTTATGGACTCATGCCCTGGTCTGGCGATGTAGCCCGCGACTGGTCTGGTTTCAGGGCTCAGAACAATGTCATGCTTGGGATGAGTTTGTCTGGTTTGCCTTATATGCATTCCGATGCAGGTGGATTTGCCATGCACCCACGCGATTCTATACTTTATATGCGCTGGTTGCAATATGCTGTATTCACACCTATTTTCAGGCCTCATGGCGATCCTGGTGCACCACCCGAACCAATATTTTATCACCAAAAGGTGCAGGATATTGTAAAAAAATCAATTCAGCTGCGCTATGCCATGTTGCCCTATAACTACACCCTTGCCTGGAAAGCAGAACAGACAGGGGCACTTATGGCGAAACCAATGTTTTTAGCTTTTGAAGAGCAACAAATTTCCGACACCCTTAGCAATCAGCACATGTGGGGCGATGACTTATTAGTCGCACCTATTTGGTACAAAGATGCCACAGAAAGAGAGGTATTTTTACCAAATGGCGATTGGTATAATTTTTATACCCAGGAGTGGCTGCAGGGAGGTCAGTTTATCAAAGTAAAAGCCGAAGAGGAATCGATACCGGTATTTGCCCGTGGAGGTAGTTTTATTACTTTGTCCGATGCCATGCTGAATACCGACCAATATAATGGAGACCAGCTTACCGTTTACTGTTACCTGAATGCAGAAAAGAACGATTTCACCGGCGAAGTTTATTTTGACAATGGCTATTTAAAAGACGCATACAAGAAGGGTCAATACCAATTGTTACAATTGCAATGCAAGAATCAGGATGAAGGACTGGTTGTTTCATATCAACTCGAAGGTAGTTATGCCGAGGCACCCAAAACCCGTTTCATTGCATTGAAGTTGGTAGGCTTGAAAAAATCACCTTTAGAGGTACTGGTTAATGGACAGGTTGTTAGTTTTAATTGGCAAAATAACATCCTTGAAATAAGTGATTTAACTACAGAAAAGTCTGTAGAAATTAAAGTTCTTTAA
- a CDS encoding DUF4190 domain-containing protein gives METFKKTLPNSTLVLVLGILSIVTCWVWGLIGIALAIIALVVSKKSTEIYNQAPNEYEGYSNLKAGRVMAIVGLALSAVYLLIILVSLIFLGAAAFSLGTLLQNM, from the coding sequence ATGGAAACTTTTAAGAAAACTCTTCCTAATTCAACTCTTGTTCTGGTATTAGGCATTTTATCGATTGTAACCTGCTGGGTATGGGGATTAATTGGTATTGCCCTCGCCATTATAGCGCTTGTAGTATCGAAAAAATCTACCGAAATTTATAATCAGGCTCCCAACGAATACGAGGGATATAGTAACTTAAAAGCCGGTCGTGTGATGGCTATTGTGGGTTTAGCCCTTTCTGCTGTTTATTTACTTATTATTCTTGTGTCGTTAATCTTTTTGGGTGCAGCTGCATTTTCACTGGGTACCTTACTCCAAAACATGTAA
- a CDS encoding DUF4190 domain-containing protein encodes MEEQNNQQQLFYKQPLPNATAVLVLGILSIAFCWCYGILGIIMGIIALVISTNPLKLYKADPEKWSGYPNLQAGRVTAIVGLSLSAIFIIIILIALATTGFNFSPEYWKQFQQF; translated from the coding sequence ATGGAAGAGCAAAATAATCAACAACAATTGTTCTACAAACAACCACTACCCAATGCCACAGCTGTATTGGTGTTAGGTATTTTGTCTATAGCGTTTTGCTGGTGCTATGGTATTCTGGGAATTATAATGGGAATTATTGCACTTGTCATCTCAACCAATCCACTGAAATTATATAAGGCAGATCCGGAAAAGTGGTCGGGTTACCCCAACCTGCAGGCAGGCCGGGTTACAGCGATCGTTGGTCTCTCTTTATCAGCAATTTTTATCATTATCATATTAATTGCCTTGGCCACCACCGGGTTTAATTTTTCACCTGAATATTGGAAGCAATTTCAGCAATTTTAG